The region AATAGCTTCTTGATAGGTTTGTCCCATAAATAATTACTTTTTATCTAATAATTCACAAGCCTCTTTTGCATGATAAGTAATTATTAAATCAGCACCAGCTCTTTTAAATCCAATTAAAGTTTCCATCATAACTCTTTCATAATCTATAAGTCCTGCTGCACCTGCATTTTTTATCATTGCATACTCACCACTAACATTATAAGCACATACTGGAAGATTTGTATTATTTCTTAAATCCCTAATAATATCCATAAATGCTAATGCAGGTTTTACCATAAGTATATCTGCACCTTGTCTTTCATCCTCTAAAGATTCTTCTAAAGCTTCTAATCTATTTGAAGGATCCATTTGATAAGTTCTTCTGTCTCCAAAAGATGGAGTTGATTCTGCAACATCTCTAAAAGGCCCATAGTAAGCACTTGCAAATTTAGTTGAATAAGCCATAATAGGTAAGTCTTTATAACCATTTGCATCTAATGCAGTTCTTAATGTTTCTATAATTCCATCCATCATTCCACTAGGAGCAATCATATCTACACCAGCTTTTGCATGAACTATCGCTTGTTGTGCTGAAATTTCTAATGTTTTATCATTATCAACTGTTTGTGTTTTTGGATCTAATATTCCACAATGACCATGGTCTGTGTATTCACAAAAACATAAATCTGTAACAATAAACATATCTGGAAATTTTGCTTTTATAGCTTTTATTGTTCTTGCAATAATACTCTCTTCACACAAACATTCGCTACCAACTGAATCTTTTACATCCGGAATACCAAATAAAATAATAGATTTTAATCCAATTGTTCTAATATATTCACACTCTTTTAATATCTCATCAATACTCATTTGAAATACACCTGGCATAGATTCTACTTCAATCTTAATATTTTCTCCCTCTTTTACAAAAAGTGGATAAATAAAATCATTTTTTGTTAATGTAGTTTCTTGTACTAAATTTCTTAGAGTCTCATTAATTCTTAATCTTCTAAATCTTTTAAACATAAAATTTACCTTTGTTTGCTATAATCTCGACATTTTAACAATTTAAGGTTTAAAAGGATATGAATATAGAAAAATCAAATATTGCTAACTTACCTACAAAATATGGAAAATTTAAAATAAGAGCTTATAAACAAAATAATCAAGAACATTTAGCAATCATGAGTCAAAATTTTGAGGAATTAGATGCTCCATTTGTAAGA is a window of Halarcobacter sp. DNA encoding:
- the hemB gene encoding porphobilinogen synthase, encoding MFKRFRRLRINETLRNLVQETTLTKNDFIYPLFVKEGENIKIEVESMPGVFQMSIDEILKECEYIRTIGLKSIILFGIPDVKDSVGSECLCEESIIARTIKAIKAKFPDMFIVTDLCFCEYTDHGHCGILDPKTQTVDNDKTLEISAQQAIVHAKAGVDMIAPSGMMDGIIETLRTALDANGYKDLPIMAYSTKFASAYYGPFRDVAESTPSFGDRRTYQMDPSNRLEALEESLEDERQGADILMVKPALAFMDIIRDLRNNTNLPVCAYNVSGEYAMIKNAGAAGLIDYERVMMETLIGFKRAGADLIITYHAKEACELLDKK